A stretch of Candidatus Vicinibacter affinis DNA encodes these proteins:
- a CDS encoding type II toxin-antitoxin system HicB family antitoxin: MYKYKILLHKETEGVFTVTVPDLPGCITYGENVNEAISMAKEAIELYVEELQERNDAIN, translated from the coding sequence ATGTACAAATACAAAATACTTTTACACAAAGAAACCGAAGGCGTGTTTACTGTAACTGTTCCTGACTTGCCTGGCTGTATCACTTATGGCGAAAATGTGAATGAAGCCATTTCAATGGCTAAAGAAGCTATTGAATTGTATGTTGAAGAGTTGCAAGAAAGAAATGATGCGATTAATTAA
- a CDS encoding discoidin domain-containing protein has product MKLFFNIFFFLLINLHLNAQCYPDRHSTNWFDGWVSCQSKESPNPDNKQGHWMLFDLGTRYKIDRIKFWNSNDPAHLDWGIRELKIDYSKDSTTWRSISVINLEKAPGHNRYEGMDWLDVNIPDARYLLLTAQSNFGKDSCYGLAEVQFSAEKVNTVNVADENPEEDSFQVNIKPNPFKSQFVAEISGLKEELIQYQVVDLLGKVWQSGQIQMQRSNYQLRIISEEWPAGNYVLSLRKNKQSSKFSLVKMD; this is encoded by the coding sequence ATGAAATTATTCTTCAACATATTTTTCTTCCTGCTGATCAATCTTCATCTCAACGCACAATGTTATCCGGATCGACATTCCACCAATTGGTTTGACGGCTGGGTTTCCTGTCAAAGCAAAGAATCCCCCAACCCTGATAACAAACAGGGACACTGGATGCTTTTTGATTTAGGCACCCGTTATAAAATTGACCGCATCAAATTTTGGAACAGCAATGATCCTGCACATTTGGATTGGGGAATCAGAGAACTAAAGATTGATTATTCCAAAGACAGTACTACCTGGCGCAGCATCAGTGTGATCAATCTGGAAAAAGCACCCGGACACAATCGCTACGAAGGCATGGATTGGCTGGATGTAAATATTCCGGATGCACGATACCTGTTATTGACTGCTCAAAGCAATTTTGGCAAAGACTCTTGCTATGGATTGGCAGAAGTCCAGTTTTCTGCAGAGAAAGTAAATACCGTAAATGTTGCCGACGAAAATCCGGAAGAAGATTCCTTCCAGGTAAACATCAAACCGAATCCTTTCAAGAGCCAGTTTGTTGCAGAAATTTCCGGATTAAAAGAAGAGCTAATTCAATATCAGGTCGTAGATTTATTGGGCAAAGTTTGGCAGTCCGGTCAAATTCAAATGCAAAGGAGCAATTACCAATTGAGAATTATCAGTGAAGAATGGCCTGCCGGAAATTATGTTCTCTCGCTAAGAAAAAACAAACAGTCCAGTAAGTTTTCATTGGTCAAAATGGATTGA
- a CDS encoding Txe/YoeB family addiction module toxin, whose amino-acid sequence MSYYLEFTDKASEDIADHKKSGNKTVLNKLLVLLEELNDHPYTGTGRPEPLKHALSGLWSRRINHQHRLIYEVSDTIVYILSAKGHY is encoded by the coding sequence ATGAGCTATTATTTAGAATTTACTGATAAGGCCTCTGAAGATATAGCTGATCATAAAAAGTCGGGTAATAAAACTGTACTCAACAAACTGCTTGTCTTATTGGAAGAACTTAATGATCATCCATATACAGGGACCGGGAGGCCCGAGCCACTTAAACATGCTCTTTCAGGCTTATGGTCTCGCAGAATAAACCATCAACATAGATTGATTTATGAGGTAAGCGATACAATCGTTTATATTCTCTCGGCTAAAGGACATTATTAG
- a CDS encoding ribonuclease Z: MTRKNSHLFELLILGSSSAIPSDDRFPSAQLLNIREQLFLIDCGEATQNRLWSYKVRWSKISHICISHLHGDHVFGLPGLITSFSHLQRKEPLTICGPEGIRDFLEGTLKHSRAHLNFEITYLELDHQVATKFYDDGLLSITSFPLNHRVPTIGYVFKVEEHYRKLNIEKISQLAIPVSQYKKVVAGESVSDIDGNIYEADEFSTPVHYLKSYAYCSDTRYDESIVPFIREVDVLYHETTYLEALAHKAQETGHSTAHQAATMAKKASVQRLITGHYSSRYHELNVFLQECQSVFPNTILGKEGLVVQI; this comes from the coding sequence ATGACGAGGAAGAATAGTCATCTCTTTGAGCTTCTCATCCTGGGAAGCTCCTCTGCAATCCCCTCTGACGACCGGTTTCCAAGTGCGCAATTGTTAAACATTCGGGAGCAACTTTTCCTGATTGATTGTGGGGAGGCTACGCAAAACAGGCTTTGGTCTTACAAAGTCCGGTGGAGCAAAATTTCCCATATCTGCATCTCTCATCTTCACGGTGACCATGTTTTTGGTTTGCCGGGACTGATCACCAGTTTCAGTCATTTGCAGCGCAAAGAACCACTGACCATCTGTGGTCCGGAAGGAATCCGGGATTTTCTCGAAGGGACGCTCAAGCACAGCAGAGCTCATTTGAATTTTGAAATTACCTATCTCGAACTCGATCATCAGGTGGCGACTAAGTTTTACGACGATGGTTTGCTTTCCATCACTTCTTTTCCACTGAACCATCGGGTGCCCACCATCGGTTATGTTTTCAAAGTAGAAGAGCATTACCGCAAACTAAACATTGAAAAAATAAGCCAGCTGGCCATTCCTGTTTCCCAATATAAAAAAGTGGTGGCAGGAGAATCCGTTTCCGATATAGACGGCAACATTTATGAGGCAGATGAATTTTCTACGCCGGTGCATTATTTAAAATCATACGCTTATTGCAGCGACACCAGATATGATGAATCCATTGTGCCATTTATCAGGGAAGTGGATGTTTTGTATCATGAAACTACTTATCTGGAAGCCTTAGCCCATAAAGCACAGGAGACGGGACATTCCACCGCGCACCAGGCGGCCACCATGGCGAAAAAAGCTTCTGTTCAGAGACTCATTACAGGACATTATTCCTCACGTTACCATGAATTGAATGTATTCCTTCAGGAATGTCAATCTGTTTTTCCCAATACCATTCTGGGAAAGGAAGGATTGGTTGTTCAGATTTGA
- a CDS encoding DUF1501 domain-containing protein, with protein MPFLNKKIMNQNNNSRRKFIGQVSCAALGYTTFRNSMINLQAINALAIANSALDPEYKALVCINLSGGNDSFNMLVPSSNSEYNTYKTTRANLAIPKNELLNLSVLNTPGREFGLHPAMEGLQKIFNQGNAAFISNVGTLLEKTTKDDFYNNKVKLPLGLLSHSDQSQHWQSGIPQSRTNIGWAGRMADLIRDMNTSQEISMNVSLSGSNLLQTGNEVVEYVIDRRNGSIGINGYRPDNMYDQFNIIKSGAIDSLLDYNYRDVFQKTYVDVIRGARDGHLKFKDALDNGVEIKTQFSENEFSESLKMIARTISVHQKLGFKRQIFYINFYGWDHHDEVLQNQQDMLTMVSDGLEEFNNAMIELKLSKQVTTFSISEFGRALPSNGNGTDHAWGGNVFVMGGDVIGSRIFGTYPSLNLDDDLNVYDGVIIPTTSVDQYFGELALWMGVPPSDLSYVLPNLSTFYNINSGKAPLGFLNI; from the coding sequence ATGCCATTTTTAAATAAGAAAATCATGAATCAAAATAATAATTCAAGAAGAAAATTTATAGGTCAGGTCAGCTGTGCAGCATTGGGATATACCACCTTCCGTAATTCCATGATTAATCTTCAGGCCATCAATGCACTTGCCATAGCCAACAGCGCATTGGACCCCGAATACAAAGCACTGGTGTGCATCAATCTAAGTGGTGGAAATGATTCCTTCAACATGTTGGTTCCATCTTCCAACAGTGAATACAACACGTACAAGACGACCCGTGCAAATCTTGCAATTCCAAAAAACGAATTGCTGAATCTTTCCGTACTCAATACACCCGGAAGAGAGTTTGGACTTCATCCGGCCATGGAGGGATTGCAAAAAATATTCAATCAGGGAAATGCTGCATTTATTTCAAACGTAGGAACCCTGTTGGAAAAAACGACCAAGGATGATTTTTACAACAACAAAGTAAAATTACCATTGGGTCTGCTTTCTCATTCCGATCAATCACAACACTGGCAATCAGGAATACCACAATCGCGTACCAACATCGGTTGGGCCGGAAGAATGGCTGATCTGATCAGGGACATGAATACCAGTCAGGAAATTTCCATGAATGTAAGTCTCTCCGGAAGTAATTTATTACAAACCGGAAACGAAGTGGTGGAATACGTGATCGACCGAAGAAATGGAAGCATTGGCATCAATGGTTATCGACCGGACAACATGTACGATCAGTTCAACATCATAAAATCCGGGGCCATTGACAGTTTGCTGGATTACAATTACCGCGATGTATTTCAAAAGACTTATGTAGATGTTATTCGCGGCGCAAGAGACGGACATCTCAAGTTCAAGGATGCGCTGGACAATGGAGTAGAAATCAAAACTCAATTTTCCGAAAATGAATTTTCCGAATCTCTTAAGATGATTGCAAGGACCATTTCTGTGCATCAGAAATTGGGATTCAAAAGGCAAATTTTTTACATCAACTTTTACGGATGGGATCATCATGATGAAGTACTTCAAAACCAACAAGACATGCTGACCATGGTGTCAGACGGACTGGAAGAATTCAACAATGCCATGATCGAATTAAAACTCAGCAAACAGGTCACTACTTTTTCCATTTCAGAATTTGGCCGCGCATTGCCGTCCAATGGAAATGGAACAGATCATGCCTGGGGTGGTAATGTTTTTGTAATGGGCGGTGATGTGATTGGTTCAAGAATTTTTGGAACCTATCCTTCTTTGAATCTCGATGATGATTTGAATGTGTATGATGGGGTTATCATACCGACTACTTCTGTGGATCAATATTTTGGCGAACTCGCTTTGTGGATGGGTGTTCCACCTTCAGACCTGTCCTATGTATTGCCGAATCTGAGCACATTTTACAACATCAACTCCGGCAAAGCGCCACTTGGATTTTTAAATATCTAA